AGATGATAGATGAATTGATTAACCGACTAAAAGCAAAAGATGACAGTGCAGTAGATGATCTATATGATATGTACTTTGACAGAATATATTATTATTCAAAAAGAATTCTGGGTACCCTTGGAACCAAAGAAGATATTGAAGAATGTGTAAGTGATGTATTTTTAGCCATATGGAAAGAAATTGATAAATTTGATTTAGAACGAGGTTCTTTTAATACCTTTGTAAATGTAAAGACAAGAACCATAGCACTTAACTTAAGAAGAAAACTTCAAAAGCATACACAAAAGTATTTAAATGATTCTATTGATGATATAGACATAGGGGATAATGCATCAATTAGCCTTG
This DNA window, taken from Clostridium estertheticum, encodes the following:
- a CDS encoding sigma-70 family RNA polymerase sigma factor, whose product is MIDELINRLKAKDDSAVDDLYDMYFDRIYYYSKRILGTLGTKEDIEECVSDVFLAIWKEIDKFDLERGSFNTFVNVKTRTIALNLRRKLQKHTQKYLNDSIDDIDIGDNASISLEGEVFDKINEHDFLDLIDKFKEPDKTYFHLRYFMNYEIKEIAKAFNTTVSSVDNRLYRCRLLLKKIRCEEIV